A window of Saimiri boliviensis isolate mSaiBol1 chromosome 1, mSaiBol1.pri, whole genome shotgun sequence genomic DNA:
AAAGCACCATTTACATCCCAACATTAGTACCCTACAGAGTCTGTATCAAgctaaacattaaaacaaagaaaaactgtaCTTAACTTTAACAACAAAGTACTTACCCTTTTCTGgtgttttaaatgtgtaattaatTGAAGATTCTTCCGTTGGAAAGGAAGCAAAGAGATTTTTGACTTTGCTATCTGAAGACTGTTTGATATCAGAGTTCTTTGACAATTCACATTTGTTAGgttgtccttttctttcagatccaCTCTGGGATACTGAACTATTTTCGCTACTGTTACTTTTCAAAGGTGCATTAAAACTAAATCCAAACAAAGACCCAGTGGCTGAACTGTTGCCAAATGcaaatggttttgatttttcaCTACTAAAAATGCTTTTAACAGACTCTGAACCAAATACAAACTTTGGAGGAGAAACcactgcttttgttgttgtttcagatGTGCCAGACACTTCGACTTCTGAAGTCCCATCTGCTATATCATCACCCTGAATTATATCTGTCCTCTCTCTTGTGGTTTCTTCTAATACAGCTACAGCAATTTTGCCACATGGTGACTCTCTGGGAGTGCTTGACCGAGAAACATAAGGTGTTATTAAAGAATCTTTTTCTTGGGCTGTTTTTGCTTCatcaaaaattttcttaaatgagTCTGCAACATCCTGTAGTTTAAAACGAACAGCTAAATGCTCcacttttctttctccatctgcaaaatcACATGCAGTCCACACCCATACTCTTTCTGTCCCTTTCATATTTTGCAAGGTCATGTCTGGAGTTATTCTGTGATTGGCACAAAGTTTTAATACCTGGTCCCTTCTCATCACTATACGAACTTGTTTATTATCATAATTTTGTAAAATCTTTATATCGCCAATGCCCCTTTCTTTCCATTGACCAACATCTTTATCGTATCTGTAGAGTTTTGCCCTGTGACTAAAAACAACTTGTTCATTTTCCTCACCACTGGATACTTCAACTAGATCAGGTAAAGGAACAACAGGTTCAAAGTACTGtccatctctctcttcttcttgagTAACATCAGATTCTTCATCAGTGCCAACTGAAGTCCCACTCTGATTCAACTTGGCAGGAGACTTAGATGGACTCAAAGCAGATTTAAAACTGAAGTTAAATCCTGTTGTTGATTCACCAAAGCGGAAGAGATTTTTTCTCACGGGGCTACTGGCCAATGGGGAAGCGTGTACTGAGCTACTACTAACACTATCATCCAAAGCATCTTCCCTTAAATCATAGTTATCCCATTCTAATGTGGGCCCAGTGCTTTCAGGATTGGGTTTTATTGTTGTGTCTGAGGTACTGGTTGCACCTGTACCTAAACTCGTATTCTCTTCCTCAGTGACTTTTGTTTGATCATTTGTCAAAACTGTTTTGAAATCTTTCAGTCCACTCTTCATTTCTTCAGCTCTCTGTATTAGCTTGGCAGCTCTGCCAGTATCTACTAGTTTATGAGGAGTCTGAAGTGGTATGTCTAATAGAAGCCGCTGGCATTCCTCAAATTTCTGCTTAAATTCTTCAGCCAGCTCCGGTGTTTTAAATTTTGCTGCCAACTGCTCCAGTTTAGCATCACCATCAGAGAAATCACTGGCTAACCACATCCATGCTCTATCTGATCCAGAGAGAGGCTTCAGGTTCATCGTAGTTGTTATCCAATGATTAGCACACACTTTTAATACTTGCTCTCTTCGCATCAGCATTCTTAGTTTGCCATTGACttcatttttgagaatttttaaattcccCAAGCCCCTTTCTTTCCATTGACTTATCTCAGCATCAAATCTAAATAGTTTTACCCGCTGTGAAtatagaactttttcatcttcttctCCTGTTACAAGTTCTACTTTTTCGGGCATTTGAACTACTGGTTCAAAATGGATGTCATCACTATCTTCAGTCTTATAGGCATCATCATCTTTCTCAAAGTCACCTGAAGTGTTTGCTTTATCAGACATTTTACCACACTGTGATGAGAATAATTTTTCTCCAGCACCTGAAAATCCTTTGAAATTGGGGTCTTTTTTGCCAAACTGAAATCCTTCTCCTGAAGTTGATTTTGCAAGATCTGCAAATGTAAAAGTGCTACTTGTTTGGCCAAAAATCACACTACTACCATTCTTCTGGCTACTAATATCCTGAGCCTGGCAGCCACTATCATTTTCAAGAggcttttcacttttgttttcttgatttcctgATTCCGAAATGCCAAATTTAAATCCATCAGCAGACACAGGGACGGAAAATCCTTCTTTGGTTGACTTAAATTCTGTATTAGAAGAACCCTGAAACATAAATGAAGGTGAATTTTCTTGATCCACATGCCCAAATTTGAATCCTTGCTCTATATTGCCaaatttaaaacctttttctgagaaattacttttaaatccTATTCCCACCTGACTTCCAGAAGAGTCATGCAACTTCATTTCTGAGCCCAATGTGAAAGCAGAAGGAGCTTCTGCAATAGGTTTATGAGTTGATTTAGAAGCATCACAAGCCACACATTTTAAGGAAGAATTCTCATTTTGTGCATGGCAAACGCTACAATCCCACTGTCCTTCTTTCTTGATGAACATTCCTTCAAATCCACTCTTTGGAGCCTTGCCTGTCTCCAAAGAGGCAGGTGTTGAAATTGCAGaagttgtttgattttgtttacttGGATTCTGACAAGCAATACATTTGGTAGCACTGGCTTCATTTCTTACTAAGCACACACTGCAATCCCACTGTCCTTCCTTCTTAATGAACATTCTTTCAAATCCACTCTTTGGAGTCTTGCTTGTCTCCAAAGAGGCAGGTGTTGGAGTTGCAGAAGTAGGTTGGTTTTGTTTACTTGGATTCTCACAAGCAATACATTTGGTAGCACTGGCTTCATTTCTTACAGAGCATACACTGCAATCCCACTGTCCTTCCTTCTTAATGAACATTCTCTCAAATCCGCTCTTTGGAGACTTGCTTGTCTCCGAAGAGGCAGGTGTTGGAGTTGCAGACGTAGGTTGGTTTTGTTTACTTGGATTCTCACAAGCAATACATTTGGTAGCACTGGCTTCATTTCTTACTAAGCACACACTGCAATCCCACTGTCCTTCCTTCATAGTGAACATTCCCTCAAATCCGCTCTTTGGAGCCTTGCTTGTCTCTGAAGAGGcaggtgttggaattacagaagtAGGCTGGTTTTGTTTACTTGGATTTTCACAAGCAATACATTTGGTAGCACTGGCTTCATTTCTTACTGAACATACACTGCAATCCCACTGTCCATCCTTCATAGTGAACATGTCCTCAAATCCGCTCGTTGAAGCCTTTCTTGTCTCCAAAGAAGCAGGTGTTGGAGTTGCAGAAGTAGTTTGATTTTGTTTACTTGGATTCTGACAAGCAATACATTCAGTAGCACTGGCTTCATTTCTTACTGAGCACACATGGCAATCCCACTGTCCTTCCTTCTTAGTGAACATTCCCTCAAATCCGCTCTTTGGAGCCTTGCTTGCCTCTGAAATACCAAACTTAAAAGAGGCAGGAGCTGGAATAGAAGTAGATGGACTTGGTTTACCTGGATTCTGACAAGCAACACATCTTGTAGCATTTGCATCATTTCGCACTAAGCATGAACTGCAATCCCACTGTCCTTCCTTCTTAGCAAACATGTCCTCAAACCCAGTCTTTGGAGTTTTACTTGTCTCTGAAGTACCAAATTTAAAAGAGGCAGATGTTGAAATAGAAGTAGCAGGTAGATTCTGTTTTCTTGGATTCTGACAAGCAGCACATTTTGTAGAGCTCCCCTCATTTAGTACCAAACATACACTGCAATTCCATTGTCCTTCCTTCGTAGAAAAAACAGATCTGAAATCACTGTTAACAGGCTTAGGAAGCTCTCCCTGGCCAAATTTAAAGGAAGCTTGATGAACAAAAGAAGATTCACTGTTGTTAGCAGATTCTGTATTCTGACATGCAATGCACCTAGATACACTGGGTTCATTTCTTACTAAACAAATACTACAATCCCAGtgactttctttctttggagTCATCAATGAAAATCGATCTTGAACATTCTCTGGGCCGGTTTTAGGAGTAAAAACAGTTTCACCTAATGGTGGGCCAAGGAGGTCTTTATTGCTTGGGTTTAGATTTTGGCATGATACACATTTCTTCGCAGTTGCAGGATTCTTTAATGAGCAGCTGTTACAATGCCACCAAGACCCTTCTTTCTTTGCAACTTGAAATTCAAAATTCATGTTTCCAGCATCAGATTTGCAAATATCCTTATTATCGTGATTTGTGGGTTCTTTTACAATTCTGATAGCCTGATTTGGTGCTGTGGCTACATTTGTTCCTGAGGCTTTCAAAATGCTTTGGGCTTCTTCAAACTTGCACTTAAAAAGTGCTGCTTCCTCAGGAGTTTTGAACCTAATAGCAAGTTGTTCTGGTTTTGGCAACTCATCTGCATAATCAAGGGCATGCCATACAAAATATTTGTCTGATGCAGCATTTGGTGTCAATTTCATATCTGGACTGATGTAATGGTTTGCACAGATTTTCAATACTTGCTCTCGTCTCATCAGAAGGCGAATTTTACCAGATGTTTTATGCCTCAGTATTTTCACATTGCCAATCCCACGTTCCTTCCATTCTTTTGATTCTCCATCAAAACGGAACAATTTTGCACGGTTGCAAAAGaattcttcttcatcttcctcacCAGTTTTTACTTCTATCTTATCAGGAAGAGGTACTACAGGCTCAAAGTGAGGaccgtcatcatcatcatccccatGGGCACTTCCTCCATCTGTCTCATGATTCTTGTTTGCTATCTCTGCAGTGGGTGTTCCAAGTAACGATTTCCCTGGACCATGGAAAGTAAACATATCATCACTTCGCCGAAAAACAGAACTCTTTTGCTGATTTGGCCCCATGTTTTCTGTAAATGAAATTCCAGACTTATTTTTGCTTCCAAAATTGAATGTATTTCGAGGTCCAGTGGTTTGACCACCAGGAATTGGTTTGGGTCCACTATAGCTGTCTCCTTGCAAAGGTTTATCTGAAGTCAGGAGACCCAAAAGGTTTTCACTGTTACTATAAGCTGCAGGAGGAGGCTGTGTCACAACCTGTGGTGAGGAAAACGTGAAGTCACCATCATTTGATTTGAAATTTGAGTTAAATTTAAAAGGAGTTGGCTGTGTTGTATGTGCCGGTGTTGTCAAAGATGACCTTATTCCTTCACCCGGCATGGGCTGAACAAAATTAGTTTTCCCAAATTCTATAACCTTAGATTCTGCAGATCTTGAAGCATGGGTTGCAATTGGAGGTTTTGTGAAATATCCTGGTTCTGGCAAAGGTGGATTTGTGCTTGTCTGTTGAACATTGTAATTAAAGTAATCATCACTCCTGGGCGATAGAATTCCTGCTGCAGAAGACTCAAAACAACGCAATGGAGGAGGACCATACATCTCCTGAGAGAACATACACGCAGATGAGCTTTGCACTGGTGGTGTGTGCATCTGCTGCGAATAGGCATAAATATGCTGTTGGGGTGGAAGCCTATTCATGCCATAGACTGGACCCTAAAAGACAGaaagttaaaacattttgtagATGGTCTATAAAACTACAGATAACCAAATATGAACCAATTTTCACAAACTTCAAACATGAATATTAAGTGAAGAAGATATCATTAGGGTATGTAGTATATCATTAACCCATTTATGGCAGAGGTCGcaaaattttttgtttgaaaaatcaGACCctggcaatgaccttgagcagtaggatatagaTAACCCCCAcaagcttagcattccaataacGGAACACTAGGCATACATGGGTTAAGAGAAAGCCACATTACTACAAAGATACTTGCATTATATACTTGGCGTATATCAAAAATTACATTATCTTAAAATCTACAACtaaagtcataaaataaatactttcttcATTCCTAAACAATCAAATGATGTTAACgatgatgattatgatgatgatgatgatgatgatgatgatgaacatttattgagcatttattaatgTGCCAgctgggcactgttctaagcactttacatatattatctcattttaatatCCTTAAAACCCTATGAAGTAAAGGTAttactattatcctcattttacatacGAGGCAACTGATGCAttgagaggttaagaaacttgcttgTGGTCAAAATAAGCAGAAGAGCAAGGTTCTAAATGCACCCCAACCCCGTCCTGAAAGCTGTCACATTCAACTACCACTGTAATACGGAGTCTTCAATCCATTGTTATATATATAGCTGTATAAGGCCTGAAAGTACTTACCACATAGTGGGACAGTAAGGATATTACAGTCCTATTTCTGTTAAAACAGAATGATGAAGGatccaccaccaccagcaccaccattcccatttttaaaatattctaaatattcacacttattttaacacaaaaataaGGTGACTAATAAGTATAATTTCTGTATCtggagataaatttaaaatacctaCATCTTAAGGGACATAAAAGTTTTAATACTGAACTACTCTCTCAAATTTCTTTGAAGGACGcctaaacaatttaaaaaggagatacttataaatgtataaattattccTTTGTTACCTTTGTGGGAGTAACATTAGCTGCTGGTCTGAGAAGATACTGGGAATTATATGCTGGTGACTGACTATAATATACAGAAGGGCCAGTAgttgcaactaaaaaaaaaaaagaaaataaagaaaacattgttaAAGTCTATACTACAGTTAAGACTATCTAGGCAagaactataaatacaaaaacaatagaaattaaagaaagatttaactacataaattttaaatttctgtacaTCCAAATACATCAATAAAGTAGATTATCAAATGACAAACTAGAAAAAATTGCTAAATATGTCATGAAGAATAAGAGAATAGCATCACTGTGATCAACAAAAACTGCCTTCACAAGCAttaaaaaagtaacaaagaaGAAAGTAGTTGGTGCCTTTTCTACAGTATGATGTGGAATCATGGACATTCAGTCACAGAAAGGATGCAAGGAACCAAGATGCCATCTGATAGTCAATGCATTTGAAGTGGGCCAAGAAAATCTGCAGAATGACTGGGTTGCATTTTGTAAACTAAAGCTATTACTAGGAATGTTCAGATCAAAAATCACCTGACAAATTCATGGAAAGAATCTCACAAATAACACAAAATGTGTTCCCtggcttaaaataaaaagcacatcaACATTAATGCTGATGTGCAAACTATCTGCTCCAtctgttttgtgtgttttgcCAGGAAACCAAACAACTAGAAGGCACCCATGTTAATGGCAAAACTACCAAACAACGTTTGCTTGAACTGTGTTATGGTAGTTTTAACAGAAAGCACCAAAAGACCTTTATGCCTGTACATGTAAGAAGAAACCGAAATTGTGCCAAGAGGTTCCAAACAATTGCCTCTGGAAAGCACTGAAAAAGACCTAAAAAAGGCTAGCCAGAGCCCAAGTTTGATTCTGGAGACATAACAGAGGTGAGGATAGCTATTTTGAAATTACTACGGGCAGGAAGCAGGCGTAGAACATAGAACGAGCTGACAGAAATAACCCAAGAATCTTAAAATCTTGCAAGATGTCTGTGagcataaaagcaaaagaaaaaatttttaaataaaattttaaattaaaaaaagaggaactTAAAGTCTAAACTTTAAGTAGAGCCTTTAATTGACTACTGAGTCTAAACtgtgggaggaaaaaaatctataaagagCTCTAATAAATCTACTAACAgtaatctaatttttaataataccATATAATAGATAATTTAGGAAAGAAATGTAATAGGCCTCAAGAGCCATGTTTTTGAAGTGAGCCTTGAAAACCTGCAAAATTATAAGGTTGCATATTATGAGAATGTTCAGGTCAAAAAAATCACCTAACAAATTCATGCAAAGGATATGAGAGAGAACACAAATGTGTtcactggcttaaaaaaaaatcacgtcAACATTCATGTTGATATACAAACTCTTCCCCATCTGTTTTGTGAGTTTTATCAAGAAACCAAACACCTAGAAGGCACCCATGTTGACGGCAAAACTACTAACAGCCATTTGCATGAGCTGTTGAGCATGACTagtatttaaaaaacttaaaaatgatacCACTTTTGTTCCTACAAATTGGTAAAGGATTAACTATTAAGTCAGCACCAGCAAAAGTGTGAAGATGGCAATATCAGATACCAGTGATAAGAGcataaactgaatttttttaatacCCTACAAAACTAGGACAGTGTCCTAGAATTTTTTAATGGCATAAACcagaaacaacataaataaaGGAACAGATTTTACAATACTTCCATGTGATGGGATACCATGAACTCATTAATA
This region includes:
- the LOC101042943 gene encoding E3 SUMO-protein ligase RanBP2 isoform X3, translating into MRRSKADVERYIASVQGSAPSPREKSMKGFYFAKLYYEAKEYDLAKKYICTYINVQERDPKAHRFLGLLYELEENTDKAVECYRRSVELNPTQKDLVLKIAELLCKNDVTDGRAKYWVERAAKLFPGSPAVYKLKEQLLDCEGEDGWNKLFDLIQSELYVRPDDIHVNIRLVELYRSNKRLKDAVAHCHEAERHVALRSSLEWNSCVVQTLKEYLESLQCLESDKSNWRATNTDLLLAYANLMLLTLSTRDVQESRELLESFDSALHSVKSSVNGNDELSATFLEVKGHFYMHAGSLLLKMGQHSDIQWRALSELAALCYLIAFQVPRPKLKLIKGEAGQNLLEMMACDRLSQSGHMLLNLSRGKQDFLKEVVESFANKSGQSALYDALFSSQSPKDTSFLGSDDIGNIDVQEPELEDLARYDVGAIRAHNGSLQHLTWLGLQWNSLPTLPAIRKWLKQLFHHLPQETSRLETNAPESICVLDLEVFLLGVVFTSHLQLKEKCNSHHSSYQPLCLPLPVCKQLCTERQKSWWDAVCTLIHRKAVPGNSAKLRLLVQHEINTLRAQEKHGLQPALLVHWAKWLQKTGSGLNSFYDQREYIGRSVHYWKKVLPLLKIIKKKSSIPEPIDPLFKHFHSVDIQASEIGEYEEDAHVTFAILDAVNGNIEDAMTAFESIKSVISYWNLALIFHRKAEDIENDALSPEEQEECKNYLRKTRDYLIKILDDSDSNLSVVKKLPVTLESVKEMLNSVMQELEDYSDGGPLYKNGSLRNADLEIKHSIPSPTKYSLSPSKSYKYSPKTPPQWAEDQNSLLKMICQQVEAIKKEMQELKLNSSNSASPHRWPTDNYGPDSVPDGYQGSQTFHGAPLTVATTGPSVYYSQSPAYNSQYLLRPAANVTPTKGPVYGMNRLPPQQHIYAYSQQMHTPPVQSSSACMFSQEMYGPPPLRCFESSAAGILSPRSDDYFNYNVQQTSTNPPLPEPGYFTKPPIATHASRSAESKVIEFGKTNFVQPMPGEGIRSSLTTPAHTTQPTPFKFNSNFKSNDGDFTFSSPQVVTQPPPAAYSNSENLLGLLTSDKPLQGDSYSGPKPIPGGQTTGPRNTFNFGSKNKSGISFTENMGPNQQKSSVFRRSDDMFTFHGPGKSLLGTPTAEIANKNHETDGGSAHGDDDDDGPHFEPVVPLPDKIEVKTGEEDEEEFFCNRAKLFRFDGESKEWKERGIGNVKILRHKTSGKIRLLMRREQVLKICANHYISPDMKLTPNAASDKYFVWHALDYADELPKPEQLAIRFKTPEEAALFKCKFEEAQSILKASGTNVATAPNQAIRIVKEPTNHDNKDICKSDAGNMNFEFQVAKKEGSWWHCNSCSLKNPATAKKCVSCQNLNPSNKDLLGPPLGETVFTPKTGPENVQDRFSLMTPKKESHWDCSICLVRNEPSVSRCIACQNTESANNSESSFVHQASFKFGQGELPKPVNSDFRSVFSTKEGQWNCSVCLVLNEGSSTKCAACQNPRKQNLPATSISTSASFKFGTSETSKTPKTGFEDMFAKKEGQWDCSSCLVRNDANATRCVACQNPGKPSPSTSIPAPASFKFGISEASKAPKSGFEGMFTKKEGQWDCHVCSVRNEASATECIACQNPSKQNQTTSATPTPASLETRKASTSGFEDMFTMKDGQWDCSVCSVRNEASATKCIACENPSKQNQPTSVIPTPASSETSKAPKSGFEGMFTMKEGQWDCSVCLVRNEASATKCIACENPSKQNQPTSATPTPASSETSKSPKSGFERMFIKKEGQWDCSVCSVRNEASATKCIACENPSKQNQPTSATPTPASLETSKTPKSGFERMFIKKEGQWDCSVCLVRNEASATKCIACQNPSKQNQTTSAISTPASLETGKAPKSGFEGMFIKKEGQWDCSVCHAQNENSSLKCVACDASKSTHKPIAEAPSAFTLGSEMKLHDSSGSQVGIGFKSNFSEKGFKFGNIEQGFKFGHVDQENSPSFMFQGSSNTEFKSTKEGFSVPVSADGFKFGISESGNQENKSEKPLENDSGCQAQDISSQKNGSSVIFGQTSSTFTFADLAKSTSGEGFQFGKKDPNFKGFSGAGEKLFSSQCGKMSDKANTSGDFEKDDDAYKTEDSDDIHFEPVVQMPEKVELVTGEEDEKVLYSQRVKLFRFDAEISQWKERGLGNLKILKNEVNGKLRMLMRREQVLKVCANHWITTTMNLKPLSGSDRAWMWLASDFSDGDAKLEQLAAKFKTPELAEEFKQKFEECQRLLLDIPLQTPHKLVDTGRAAKLIQRAEEMKSGLKDFKTVLTNDQTKVTEEENTSLGTGATSTSDTTIKPNPESTGPTLEWDNYDLREDALDDSVSSSSVHASPLASSPVRKNLFRFGESTTGFNFSFKSALSPSKSPAKLNQSGTSVGTDEESDVTQEEERDGQYFEPVVPLPDLVEVSSGEENEQVVFSHRAKLYRYDKDVGQWKERGIGDIKILQNYDNKQVRIVMRRDQVLKLCANHRITPDMTLQNMKGTERVWVWTACDFADGERKVEHLAVRFKLQDVADSFKKIFDEAKTAQEKDSLITPYVSRSSTPRESPCGKIAVAVLEETTRERTDIIQGDDIADGTSEVEVSGTSETTTKAVVSPPKFVFGSESVKSIFSSEKSKPFAFGNSSATGSLFGFSFNAPLKSNSSENSSVSQSGSERKGQPNKCELSKNSDIKQSSDSKVKNLFASFPTEESSINYTFKTPEKVKEKKKPEDSPSDDDVLIVYELTPTAEQKALATKLKLPPTFFCYKNRPDYVSEEEEDDEDFETAVKKLNGKLYLDGSEKCRPLAENTADNEKECIIVWEKKPTVEEKTKADTLKLPSTFFCGVCSDTDEDNGNGEDFQSELQKVQDAQKSHTEEISSTTESVSIGGTDVVVPSVCKSEEPDSITTSISSPPTSSETVDKPVDLSTRKEIDTDSTSQGERKIVSFGFGSSTGLSFADLASSNSGDFAFGSKDKNFQWANTGAAVFGTQSVGTQSTGKVGEDEDGSDEEVVHNEDIHFEPIVSLPEVEVKSGEEDEEILFKERAKLYRWDRDVSQWKERGVGDIKILWHTMKNYYRILMRRDQVFKVCANHVITKTMELKPLNVSNNALVWTASDYADGEAKVEQLAVRFKTKEVADCFKKTFEECQQNLLKLQKGHVSLAAELSKETNPVVFFDVCADGEPLGRITMELFSNIVPRTAENFRALCTGEKGFGFKNSVFHRVIPDFVCQGGDITKHDGTGGQSIYGDKFEDENFDMKHTGPGLLSMANRGQNTNNSQFFITLKKAEHLDFKHVVFGFVKDGMATVKKIESFGSPKGSVCRRIAITECGQI
- the LOC101042943 gene encoding E3 SUMO-protein ligase RanBP2 isoform X1, which encodes MRRSKADVERYIASVQGSAPSPREKSMKGFYFAKLYYEAKEYDLAKKYICTYINVQERDPKAHRFLGLLYELEENTDKAVECYRRSVELNPTQKDLVLKIAELLCKNDVTDGRAKYWVERAAKLFPGSPAVYKLKEQLLDCEGEDGWNKLFDLIQSELYVRPDDIHVNIRLVELYRSNKRLKDAVAHCHEAERHVALRSSLEWNSCVVQTLKEYLESLQCLESDKSNWRATNTDLLLAYANLMLLTLSTRDVQESRELLESFDSALHSVKSSVNGNDELSATFLEVKGHFYMHAGSLLLKMGQHSDIQWRALSELAALCYLIAFQVPRPKLKLIKGEAGQNLLEMMACDRLSQSGHMLLNLSRGKQDFLKEVVESFANKSGQSALYDALFSSQSPKDTSFLGSDDIGNIDVQEPELEDLARYDVGAIRAHNGSLQHLTWLGLQWNSLPTLPAIRKWLKQLFHHLPQETSRLETNAPESICVLDLEVFLLGVVFTSHLQLKEKCNSHHSSYQPLCLPLPVCKQLCTERQKSWWDAVCTLIHRKAVPGNSAKLRLLVQHEINTLRAQEKHGLQPALLVHWAKWLQKTGSGLNSFYDQREYIGRSVHYWKKVLPLLKIIKKKSSIPEPIDPLFKHFHSVDIQASEIGEYEEDAHVTFAILDAVNGNIEDAMTAFESIKSVISYWNLALIFHRKAEDIENDALSPEEQEECKNYLRKTRDYLIKILDDSDSNLSVVKKLPVTLESVKEMLNSVMQELEDYSDGGPLYKNGSLRNADLEIKHSIPSPTKYSLSPSKSYKYSPKTPPQWAEDQNSLLKMICQQVEAIKKEMQELKLNSSNSASPHRWPTDNYGPDSVPDGYQGSQTFHGAPLTVATTGPSVYYSQSPAYNSQYLLRPAANVTPTKGPVYGMNRLPPQQHIYAYSQQMHTPPVQSSSACMFSQEMYGPPPLRCFESSAAGILSPRSDDYFNYNVQQTSTNPPLPEPGYFTKPPIATHASRSAESKVIEFGKTNFVQPMPGEGIRSSLTTPAHTTQPTPFKFNSNFKSNDGDFTFSSPQVVTQPPPAAYSNSENLLGLLTSDKPLQGDSYSGPKPIPGGQTTGPRNTFNFGSKNKSGISFTENMGPNQQKSSVFRRSDDMFTFHGPGKSLLGTPTAEIANKNHETDGGSAHGDDDDDGPHFEPVVPLPDKIEVKTGEEDEEEFFCNRAKLFRFDGESKEWKERGIGNVKILRHKTSGKIRLLMRREQVLKICANHYISPDMKLTPNAASDKYFVWHALDYADELPKPEQLAIRFKTPEEAALFKCKFEEAQSILKASGTNVATAPNQAIRIVKEPTNHDNKDICKSDAGNMNFEFQVAKKEGSWWHCNSCSLKNPATAKKCVSCQNLNPSNKDLLGPPLGETVFTPKTGPENVQDRFSLMTPKKESHWDCSICLVRNEPSVSRCIACQNTESANNSESSFVHQASFKFGQGELPKPVNSDFRSVFSTKEGQWNCSVCLVLNEGSSTKCAACQNPRKQNLPATSISTSASFKFGTSETSKTPKTGFEDMFAKKEGQWDCSSCLVRNDANATRCVACQNPGKPSPSTSIPAPASFKFGISEASKAPKSGFEGMFTKKEGQWDCHVCSVRNEASATECIACQNPSKQNQTTSATPTPASLETRKASTSGFEDMFTMKDGQWDCSVCSVRNEASATKCIACENPSKQNQPTSVIPTPASSETSKAPKSGFEGMFTMKEGQWDCSVCLVRNEASATKCIACENPSKQNQPTSATPTPASSETSKSPKSGFERMFIKKEGQWDCSVCSVRNEASATKCIACENPSKQNQPTSATPTPASLETSKTPKSGFERMFIKKEGQWDCSVCLVRNEASATKCIACQNPSKQNQTTSAISTPASLETGKAPKSGFEGMFIKKEGQWDCSVCHAQNENSSLKCVACDASKSTHKPIAEAPSAFTLGSEMKLHDSSGSQVGIGFKSNFSEKGFKFGNIEQGFKFGHVDQENSPSFMFQGSSNTEFKSTKEGFSVPVSADGFKFGISESGNQENKSEKPLENDSGCQAQDISSQKNGSSVIFGQTSSTFTFADLAKSTSGEGFQFGKKDPNFKGFSGAGEKLFSSQCGKMSDKANTSGDFEKDDDAYKTEDSDDIHFEPVVQMPEKVELVTGEEDEKVLYSQRVKLFRFDAEISQWKERGLGNLKILKNEVNGKLRMLMRREQVLKVCANHWITTTMNLKPLSGSDRAWMWLASDFSDGDAKLEQLAAKFKTPELAEEFKQKFEECQRLLLDIPLQTPHKLVDTGRAAKLIQRAEEMKSGLKDFKTVLTNDQTKVTEEENTSLGTGATSTSDTTIKPNPESTGPTLEWDNYDLREDALDDSVSSSSVHASPLASSPVRKNLFRFGESTTGFNFSFKSALSPSKSPAKLNQSGTSVGTDEESDVTQEEERDGQYFEPVVPLPDLVEVSSGEENEQVVFSHRAKLYRYDKDVGQWKERGIGDIKILQNYDNKQVRIVMRRDQVLKLCANHRITPDMTLQNMKGTERVWVWTACDFADGERKVEHLAVRFKLQDVADSFKKIFDEAKTAQEKDSLITPYVSRSSTPRESPCGKIAVAVLEETTRERTDIIQGDDIADGTSEVEVSGTSETTTKAVVSPPKFVFGSESVKSIFSSEKSKPFAFGNSSATGSLFGFSFNAPLKSNSSENSSVSQSGSERKGQPNKCELSKNSDIKQSSDSKVKNLFASFPTEESSINYTFKTPEKGFNFSLFKSNPTAFWTSTPPSQPESKVKEKKKPEDSPSDDDVLIVYELTPTAEQKALATKLKLPPTFFCYKNRPDYVSEEEEDDEDFETAVKKLNGKLYLDGSEKCRPLAENTADNEKECIIVWEKKPTVEEKTKADTLKLPSTFFCGVCSDTDEDNGNGEDFQSELQKVQDAQKSHTEEISSTTESVSIGGTDVVVPSVCKSEEPDSITTSISSPPTSSETVDKPVDLSTRKEIDTDSTSQGERKIVSFGFGSSTGLSFADLASSNSGDFAFGSKDKNFQWANTGAAVFGTQSVGTQSTGKVGEDEDGSDEEVVHNEDIHFEPIVSLPEVEVKSGEEDEEILFKERAKLYRWDRDVSQWKERGVGDIKILWHTMKNYYRILMRRDQVFKVCANHVITKTMELKPLNVSNNALVWTASDYADGEAKVEQLAVRFKTKEVADCFKKTFEECQQNLLKLQKGHVSLAAELSKETNPVVFFDVCADGEPLGRITMELFSNIVPRTAENFRALCTGEKGFGFKNSVFHRVIPDFVCQGGDITKHDGTGGQSIYGDKFEDENFDMKHTGPGLLSMANRGQNTNNSQFFITLKKAEHLDFKHVVFGFVKDGMATVKKIESFGSPKGSVCRRIAITECGQI